A stretch of DNA from Aciduliprofundum sp. MAR08-339:
ACCTGGCGGACCTGGAGGAATGGGCGGCATGGGCGGCATGGGCGGAATGCCCGGTATGATGTAAATCCCCAATTTTTTACTTTTTTATCAGATATCTATTTTCAGATCCTGGGCGAATGTGTACGATTTAAGGAGTTTTGGCTTATCTTTTAGGTATCGAAGTATGAACATGCCGCAGTTAGAGCCTATTTCATTTTCTTTTGTATCTCCTATGGAGATTATGACCCTGTACCCGAATTTTTTAAGTTTTTCCAAGAATTCCCTGTGATTCTCAGGAAGACCGTTTTTGAGATTCACATCGTTGGTGATTCCGTTTAGAGATGAGCTCACGGTAGGGTTGATGGGGGTTATCTTTATCAGAAAGTGCTCTGGTGAAAAATAATGGTGTACAATATCAGCGCTCACCGGATTTTCCTTTGCAAGTGCAAAATTCAGCGTGATTTTCAAGCCACCATCGTCGTAGAATCTGTCTCCGTATTCTGCAATTTTTTCAAAATCCCATTTTTTGACGGGAATCAGTGAATCTCTCACTCTATCATCTGTGGTGTGTATTGAGAACTGGAGCTGAAAGTTATGCGGATACTTTTCTTTTTTCAGAGAAAGCAGTTTTTCGAAAAATGCATCAACGCCAACAGGAGCCACTGTGGACAGTGAGGGAAAGAAATTGTCATATCTATCTCCCAGATCTCTCATCACGTCTATTACTGCGGGATTGAAACTTGGCTCCCCCATCCTTGCAAACTGCACCTTGAATTTCTTTGTTTTGGGCTCATTTCCAAATCTCCTCCTTATGGGGTATTCAATCTGCTCCATTATTTCCTCATACGTTAATTTGCCTCTGTAAAACAGGCCTGCATCGCACATTTTGCATCCTACAGGACAGCCGTTTAGAGAGGAGACGATCAAAACCCATTTCTCCTCCGGATTGTATGTGGGTGTGGATTCAACAAACTCCACGATATTTCCCCGGCTCGTCTTTCCTATATATACCCTTGCAACTCGTTCATCACCAATCTCGGCAAGAATCTCCATACTTCTCACACCTCCATATTTTCATCGCTGCCCTGATCCCGTCCGCTATTGCAAGTGAACTCTGGCGGTATATTCCGTTCCTTGCATCTCCCACAATGAACATCCTATCGGAGGTAATGTGACGGACTATATCTATATTTGGAACCCTTCCAATGGCCACCAGAATAACATCAACATCAAAAATGCCTGCAGAGGTTACGGCCCTGCTTCCGTTCCATGAGTGAAGCACTCCCCTAACCAGCCTTACCCTGGGATTTTTTTGCACTTCTTCCTGCAATGATGGTATTGCCTTAAGCTCGCTGCGATGCAGAACGATAGCCTCTCCAATCTCAGAGGCACTGAGCGCGTAATCCAGTGCGATATCGCCCCCACCAATTATCATTACTCTCCTCTCATCCTCAATATCGGTTATGTGGTATTTAGCCCCAGGAATATCCAGTTTCTTCGGCTTGGTGCCCGTGGCCACGATAAGGTAAGAAAACACGTACTCTCCCTCCCGGGTATGAATAATGAATTTTTCATTCTTTTCCACCCTTAGAACCTCCTCTTTTTTTATATCTATCCTGTATCTTCTTGCATAATCTTCAAGGATTTTAACGAACTCTCTGCCAGAAATTCCGTCTGGATAGAGCATTGAGTTATCAATTCTGTACGCGTTTTCAACCAAGCCTCCAATTTTCCTCTTTTCAAATACAGTTGTTGATATGCCATACCTGGTGAGCTGCACAGCGGCGCTTATGCCCGATGGGCCCGCCCCTATTATTCCCACCTTTTTAGCCATGATTTCACCTCTTCAAGCGTGGGCACGGGAGCGAAACCGTGGGAAATTGCCCTTATTGTTCCCTCATGAAGCTCGGAATTCTGCGTGACCGTGCCATCGATGGGAAATATCACATAGAGTCCATGAACGAACGCGGATCTTGCGGAGGTTTCACAGCACAGATGAGTCATCACTCCAGTGATGATTACCGTATTCACATTTTTCTCCCTCAAAATATTTTCAAGGTCTGTGCGGTAAAACGCATCGTAGGTTCTCTTCTCAACAATCTCATCTCCATACTCTCTCATCTCATTAATTATTTCCGTGTCGTGATTGCAGGGCATGGTATCGCCCCACCATCCTTCCATGATGTCTCCACCATGGCAGTGTCTTGTCATTATTATCGGAATCTCAAGGCCCTTTGCGAATGAATAGAAATCCCGCAGTCTCTGTATCAGCCGTGGGGCGCTGGGCAGGTATGCCTTTTTATCTCGCTCTAAAAAATAGCGCTGCAGGTCTATGCCAAGAACGGCGATTCCTTTCGGATTTATCCATTCCAATTTTCTGGGCCTGAAATATCTTTTTCTCATACTTTCAATGAACGATGGGGTGAGATAATCCTCCCTGTGCATGACCGGCCATGGCGGTGCGAGATTAAGATTTTTTCCGACGCACCATTTTTATACTCTCTTCCCATATCCACCAATATGCTTCTCATCAAGAACGCTTCGCAGCTTCTCACCCTGCATGGGGGAATAAGAAGGGGAAGTTACGATCTGGGGATAATAGAAAATGGAGCAGTGCTTATAGACGGTGACAGAATTGTGGAGGTGGGTGAAACAGGAGAACTGAAGGGAAGTTCTGAGCAGGAAATAGATGCATCGGGCAGGGTTGTGATGCCCGGTTTTGTGGACCCTCACACCCATCTTGTGTTTGCAGGAACGCGAGAGAACGAGCTGTACTTGAAATTGCAGGGTTACTCCTATCTTGAAATTTTAAAGATGGGTGGTGGAATCCTGCGCACCGTTAGGGCCACGAGAAACGCCACAAAAGAAGAACTTATGTATGAGATGCGAAGGCGCTTGGACTACATGCTCCGGAACGGCACCACCACGGCAGAGGCAAAGAGCGGGTACGGATTGAATTTTGAGACGGAGAAGAAGATGCTTGAGGTTATAAATGAAGTAGAGCATCCCATGGACCTAGTACCCACATTTCTGGGAGCGCATGCGGTACCTCCTGAATTCAATAATGGGGGAGAGTACATAGAGTATCTCAAATCCATAATTCCTGAGATTGCACCTTATGCGAAATTCATTGATGTATTCTGCGAGAAAGGAGTTTTCAGTGCTGAGGAATCAATGGAGTATCTTGAAGAGGGCAAAAAATACGGGCTTGTGCCGAAGATACACGCAGATGAGATTGAGGATATAGGATGCACGCGTGTTGCTGTGGATGTCGGAGCCATCTCTGCGGATCATCTTGTGAAAACCAGCGAGGAGAGCTTAGAAAATATGAGAAGAAGTGAGATAATAGCCACGTTGCTTCCCGCCACACCTTACATGCTTTTAAGCAAGGAATACGCCCCTGCCAGAAAATTCATAGATGCGGAAATACCTGTTGCACTTGCCACTGATCTGAATCCAAATGCGTACACGGAGAGCATGCAGATGGTGATCTCTCTCGCCATAACACAGATGCGTATGCTTCCGGAAGAGGCAATTGCGGCCAGCACAATAAATGCTGCAGCAGCCATAGGAATGGAAAGCGAAATAGGGAGCATTGAGCCAGGCAAGCAGGCAGACATAATAATTATGGACGCTAAAAATTACCAGCAAATTGGCTATCATTTTGGCGTGAATCTAGTGGATAAGGTTATAAAAAAAGGCCGCATCGTCTGGAGGAAAGGTGATGATATACTTCATACGTAAGTTTCAGGAGGAGGATCTGCTGGATGTGCTCAACATAGCCAACGAATCTCTGACGGAAAATTACATCCCTGAGCTTTTTTTGGATATACACAGGATCTGGCCAGAGGGATTTCTTGTAGCGGTGGCTAGAGATGTGGTGGGCTTCATAGCGGGGATAAAGCAGAGGACAGGGGCCAGAATTCTTCTTCTTGCGGTTAGGAGTGGGTTCAGAAATAGGGGCATAGGCTCTGCTCTTATGAAGAGGTTTATCACAATATGTAAATCTGAAGGCATGCTATCCGTGAGACTGGAGGTACGCACAAAAAATCTTAGGGCAATTGAATTTTATAAAAAGTTTGGATTTAACATAATTTCCTATGTGCCAAATTACTACACAAATGGTGATGATGCCTATATAATGTGGAGGGAAATATGAAGAAATTAGAAGACGTTTATCTTCCCTTCCACCAGCATCTCTGTTATCTTTGATATGTTTGCAAGCCATTCGTCTGCAATGTTTCTGAACTCCTCCTTGTACCTGTTTAGATTCACACCCTCCGCTGGTATTATCTGTATGCTTGCCACCTGGGGCTCATCCACGGGCTTGCCGATCTGTGAAACTATGCGTACATTTACCTCCTTTACATCTCCACCGCCTGCCTTTGCTATGTCCTCTGCAATTTTGAATGCCAGGATATTGTACAATTTGCCCACATGGGTCACGGGATTCTTTCCCGCAGAAGCCTCCATGCTCATTGGCCTGTAGGGGGTTATCAATCCGTTTACCCTATTGCCACGACCGACAGAGCCATCGTCCCCGTTTTCCATGCTCAATCCGGTCACAGTGAGGTAGAAAACCTCCTCATCAAGGAGATCTCCAGTGTTTATGAAGTAATTCACTTCCTTATCTGTGAATTTGAGCGCAAAATCAGTTAAAATATCCTTGAGTTCATCCTTAACATTAAGGTAGTGATCCTTATCAGGGGTGTGTTTTCCCACAAAGGCAGCAGCCACTGTTATATTTATTTTCTTCCCTTTTCTGAACCCCATAACCTTTATGTCTTCGCCTATCTCAGGTAGTTTATCCTTAAGAGGTCCGTTTATGTACCTCTCTGTCTCGTAAACTATCTTTTCAAGATCGCTCATGGGTGCATAGCCCACGCCGAAGGATGTATCATTTGCCAGATATTTTTGCGTATCGTATAATCCGCGTAGGTCCACAGAGCCCTGGCCGATCATGCAATCTATGATCACATCCTCCTCAATGTCCAGATTGCGGTAATGTTTCTTGAGAAAATCCGCTGCAGCCTTCTTTGCTATGGTCCTGTAGGGTATTCTCTCACCGTTTACCATGGTGGTTGCTCTTCCTGAGAGGAGTATGTAAACGGGTTCCAAAACCTGACCACCACCAAATTTGGGCTTAGCCTGCCCACCCACAATCTCTGCCTGATCAGTGTTGTGATGCAGAATCCTTCCAAAATGCTCAAGATAATATTTTGACAGAGCCCTGCTTATACTCTCGGCAATGCCATCTGCCACACTATCTGGATGTCCTATTCCTTTTCTCTCTACGATTTCCACATCCCTCTCTTCAACAGGGGTTGATGTGAATTCCTCTACAACAATGTTTCTTGCCATAGTAATGGAAATCTTTAATAATACTAAAAATTTTTTGTAGTTTTAAGCGCTACATTTTGAAAATGAGCATTGCATCTCCGAAGCTGTAAAATCTATATCTTTTCTCCACAGCGACCCTGTACGCTTGCATAATCCGATCGTAGCCACCGAAGGCTGTCACAAGCATTATGAGGGAAGATCTGGGTACATGGAAATTTGTTATTAGAGCATCCACCCCTGCCTGAAACTTGTAACCGGGGTAGATGAATATATTGGTGTATCCCTGGGATGCGTAAATCTTTCCTTCCACTGCGGAGCTTTCAAGGGCTCTCATAACCGTTGTGCCCACCGCGAATAACCTTCCGCTGCGGTTGTTTATCATGTCCGCAACTTCATCGCTGACCACATAGTACTCCTCGTCCACCCTATGCATTCTTATGTCTTCCGTTTTAACAGGTTTGAAAGTGCCGTAACTCACATGCAGTGTTATGTATCCCACTTTCACACCCTTCTCCTCTATCTTTTTTAGAAGTTCCGGTGTGAAGTGCAATCCTGCGGTGGGTGCCGCCACTGCCCCATCCTTCCTCGCAAACACTGTCTGATACTTTTTATCCGCCTCTGGAACCTTCTTCTTTATGTACGGAGGCAGTGGAACCTCGCCCCTCTTCCTTGCAAGTTCCATTATGTCTCCGCTGAATTCAATGTCACACATGCCCTCATCTTTCCTGTGCACAACTCCTTTTATATCCTCAAATATGAGCACAGTGCCTGGGCGGATCTTCTTCCCCTTGACCAGGCAGCGATAGAAATTCTCATCTATTCTCTCCAAAATAAGGATCTCAACCTTTCCGCCAGTATCTTTTATCCCCTTGAGTCTTGCCCTTATAACACGGGTATCGTTGAGTATGAGCACATCTTCCCTTTCCATGTACTCGGGTAAATCGTAGAAGAACCTGTGCTCTATGCCCTCATGCAGAACCATAAGGCGGGCGTGGTCCCTTGGCTCTACGGGCTCTTGGGCTATCAGTTCCTCAGGCAGGTGGAAATTGTATTTTTGCAGGGAGTACATCGAGATAGCATTCCATAATCATTGATTAAATTTGCTGTGGGCAAAATTAAATAATATAAAAGAAGATACGCTCATATGGGCATGGTTGACATAAGCGAGAAAAAAGAGGTGCTTCGCATCGCCAGGGCCAGGGGCACGATAGTGCTTAAGAGTACCACTGTGGATGTTATAAAAAAGGGCGAGGTGAAAAAGGGAGATGTGTTTGAAACAGCAAAGGTTGCGGGAATGCTGGCGGTGAAGAACACACCGAGCATTATACCGCACTGCCATCCGATTCCGGTGGAGAGCGTGGAGTTCAAATTCAACATGCATGGAAATCGCATTGATGTGGAGTGCGAGGTGAAGGCCCATTACAAGACGGGCGTGGAGATGGAGGCCCTCACTGGAGTGAGTGTAGCGCTGCTGACAATCTGGGACATGGTGAAGTACCTTGAAAAGGACGAGCATGGTCAGTATCCAATGACTCAGATTCTCGGAATTGAGGTTGTGGAGAAGAGAAAGGGTGAGTGAGATGGGTGTGAAAGAGCACAAGAAACATTCTTACAGGCTCAAAATTGGAGTCATCACAGTGAGTTCAACCCGCAATGAGGAAACCGACGAATCTGGAAAGATAATAATGGATGAAGTGGAGAAGCATGGGCATGAGGTGTGCGAGTACGCGGTTGTCAAAGATTCAAAGTTGGAGATCCTTCATGCCCTTTTGAATTTCCTTCCAAAATGCGATGCTATAGTCCTGAATGGGGGCACTGGCATGAGCAGAAAGGATGTTACTGTGGATTCCATAGAAGGTATTCTGGATAAAAAATTACCCGGTTTTGGAGAAATCTTCAGATTGAAGAGTTATGAAGAAATAGGCACTGCTGCCATGATGTCCCGTGCCCTTGCAGGAGTGTGCTGTGGAAAGTTGATATTTGCAATTCCCGGCTCTAAGGGTGCCGCGAAAACAGGATGCCAAGTCATATTCAGTGAGATAAACCATATGTGGTACGAAATAAATAGAGATTAAAAAATTATTGAGAGAGGAAGACCTTGTAGGCGAGGTAGGAGCTCCATACATCCATCTTGCTCACCAGTTCAAATGGTGAGTGCATGCCTATGACGCCTGGACCCATGTCCACCACATCCATTCCATACTTGGCGAAGAACTTGGCTATTGTGCCACCTCCACCTTCGTCCACCTTGCCCAGCTCAGCAAGCTGGTAGGGCACTTTGTTATTCTGGAAGAGTGTTAAAATCTCGTGCATGAACTCTGCGGTTGCCTCACTTGAGCCATACTTTCCTCCATGGCCAGTGTATTTGGATATGACAACTCCATAGCCGGCCTTGGCTGCGTTCTGTACGTCGTGCACACTCTTGAATATGGGGTTAATGGCAGCGCTTACATCTGCGCTTATGGCCTTTGTCCTGTAAAGTATCTCAAGGAATTCAGGATAGGTGTAGTTTGGCTTTATCATGGCGAGGACCTTGGCAAGCACATACTCAAGAAAATTGCTCTGTGCTCCGACGTTTCCGTCACTTCCTATTTCCTCCTTATCGTAAAAGAATGCTATGCTCGTGTAGGTGGGATTTTTAACCTCAAGTATGGCACGGAATGAGGTATAGGCGCAAATCCTATCGTCCTGCCCATAGGCACCCACAAGACCCCTGTCAAAGCCAACATCCCTGGGATCTTCTGCAGGTACGATTTCAAGATCTGCAGAGTTGAAGTCCTCCTCAACTATGCCGTATTTCTCGTTGAGGTACTGAAGAACGTGCATCTTTACCTTCTGCTTTATCTCCTTATCCTCTATGGGTATGTTGCCAACCACAAGCTGCAGTTCCTCTCCCCTTATGCCATCAAACAGCTTTCTCTCTCCCTGTACCTTTCTCGCAAGGTGTGGAAGCAGATCAGGTATCACGAAAACGGGATCTCTTGGATCCTCGCCGATCCTCAGATTTATTCTCTTTCCATCCTTCGTATACACAATGCCGTGGATAGCAAGAGGTCTGGAAACCCACTGGTACTTCTTTATACCACCATAATAATGGGTTTTTAAAAGTGCCAGGGAGGAATCTGCATCTTCCCACAGTGGATTGGGTTTCACATCTATGCGGGGAGCATCAATGTGAGATACAACAAGCCTGAATCCATCAAGGGGCTTTTTACCCACAACACCAAGAGCCAGGGCTTTCTCCCTGTTTACAACATAGAACTTATCTCCAGGAACAAGTTGATTATTTTTTGACAGGTCCTTGAACCCATACTTTTCTGCAATGGTGAGAAGGTACTCCACAGTCTCTCTCTCCGTCTTTGCTTCCTTTAAGAATTTCTTGTACTCCTCAGCAAATTTCATTGCTTCTTTGATATCCTTTTTTTTCAGGGTGAGCCACATGCTCTCCCTCTTCATAGAAAGTTTATCCTCCAGATTATCCTTTTTCTTTGCCATAGTATCACCTCTTGCATCGTAATGCATTAGCCCGATTTAAAATTTTTCCAAGGTTTTTATTTTTCAACCTTAATTGCAGCGTAACCAACAACATCCTGCATAGGCTGTACATCGCCGCTTGTTGCATATTTTAGAAGTGTGGCCTTTCCTCCTGTGGCTGTGAGCATTGCCGTTATTGGGCCATATCCGCACATGGTTATACTGTGCTTGGCAATCACGTCGTAAAGACCCCTTGTATCGCCCTTCAAGATTTTCTCAATTGCAAGTGCATCTTTTCTGTACGCATTCTGTCTTGGAATGTAGTGGGAGAAATCTGATGATGCTATGACCACGACATCCTTACCCTCTATGGCATCCTTTATTATTTTCCCGAGTTCAACGGCTATTTCGTACTCTTGAATGAGCATGGAAATGGGAACGAATTTTATCTCTCTCTTGAAAAACTGTAAAAATGGAAGTTGAACCTCTATGCTGTGCTCGTATCTATGTGCGTAATCATCAATATCCACCATTTCCCTTGCTATCTCCTTTGCCAGTTCCCTATCAATCTGAACCCTTCCAAGGGGGGTAATGAAATCTTCAAGGGTCACTGCCACACCTGATCCAATTCCATAGTGGTTTGGCCCGATTATTATGAATGTATCCGGAAAACCGTCCTTGGCCAACGCGGCGTAAAAATGTGCTGCCACAGGTCCTGAAAATATATAACCAGCATGGGGAACCACGCCACCGATGATCTTTCTGGGCCCATCTGGTGAGAGAGAAGGAACCTCTCCAGGCCCAAGAGGATGGATAAAAAGTTGATTGAGCATTATCTGCAGTTCTTTCTTCTCACCCGGGTAAAATTGGCCGGCAACTGCAGGATACCTCATAGGGGTGCCTCAAAGTCCTCAATGGTGTACTTGAATTCTTCGTTGCTCTTTATTTCTCCCCTTTCCTTGAGGATCTCTCTTGCGAGAAGCCAGTATATGAGAGCGAGAGCTCTGCGACCCTTGTTATTCGTTGGTATTACGAGATCTACATAACTTGTACGGTTGTTTGCATCGCATAGGGCAACAATCGGTATCTTGGATTTAACAGCCTCCTTGAGGGCCTGAGTGTCCGCCGCAGGGTCGTTTATGAGAATGACCTTGGGTTCCATGTATCCTGGAAGTTTTGGATTTGTGAGTATGCCTGGGATGAATCTACCAGGTACGACCTTCGCTCCACCTATGGCCTCTGCAAATTTTATGGACGGTTTCTGTCCATACTGTCTCTGGGACACAACAAGGATATCCTCAGGTGCATATCTGGCCAGGAACTTTGCTGCCAGGCGTATCCTTTCATCTGTCTTAGTTATATCCAGTAGGTATAGGCCATCGTTGCGAACCTTGTATATGAATTTTATCATATCCCTGTTCTTCACCTGGGTACCTATATGCACGCCCGCCGTGAAGTACGTGTTTTCATCTATCAGCAATTCCACCATATCACTCACCTTTTATCTCCTCTTCAATCCTTATCATCTCGTTCAGTTTGGCTATCCTCTCTCCCCCTATTGCACCAGTCTTTATAAACTCTACGCCGAACGCCACACCTATGTGCACTATGGTAGTATCACATGTCTCACCACTCCTGTGGGAGATCATCGTGGCATATCCATTCTCCTTTGCGAATTTTATCGCCTTAACGGTATCTGTGAGCGTGCCTATCTGATTGGGCTTTATGAGCACCGTGTTGGCAGCGCCCTTGGAGATTCCTATCTTTATGCGCTCAACATTCGTCACAAATATGTCATCACCCACAATGTATGCGAGATGTCCTATTCTCCTTGTCAATTCTGCGAAACTCTCAAAATCTTCCTCGTCAAAGGGATCCTCTATTATGTAAACTCCGTAATCTTTAACGATGTCCTCAACGAAATCTATTTGCTCTTCTGGAGTGAGTGCCCTGCTTCTGTAATGGTACTTTCCGTTGTGGAAGAATGAAGATGCGGCAAAATCCAGCGCGGGTTTTATGTTTACCCCTGTACTCTCACTTGCCTCCTTTACTGATTCAACAACAAGTTCTATGGCCTCAATGTCGTCCATGGGTGCTATCCAGGCTTTCTCGTCCCCCAATCCAAGGGAGATGTTTGGAAACCTTTCCCTGAGTTTTTTACCCACTATTTTATGCACTTCCGCGTTGGCAAACACATTATCCTTGGCGCTTTCCCCCAAACTCACTGCAAGCATCTCCTGAATTGTTGTGCCTCCAACAGCGTGTTTCCCTCCGCCTAAAACATTACCCACGGGCTTTGGAATGCTTCTCGCGAAGGCACCACCAAGGTACTGGTAGAAGGGCAGGCCGAGAGAATTCGCGGCTGCCTTGGCTATGGCAAGAGATACGGCAGTGGCCACATTACCACCAAGCATCGAAAAATTTTCCGTACCATCAATCTCATGGAGTATGGCATCAACATCCTCCTGCTGGGTTGAATCCATACCTATGAGATTGTCCATTCTCTCCTTGAAATATTTTATTCCAGCGTCTATGCCCCCCGCGGGATATGCCTTGACCTCATGCTTCCCTGTTGATTTGCCTGCAGGAGCGGCAGCGCGACCGTAGCCATTGAGGGTGTATACCTCAACCTCCACGGTGGCATTTCCACGTGAATCCAGAATTTTGCGCAATACTATATCCTCTATCAGCGTCATATTTAGCACCTCTTTTAAAGGGGCTATGCCCATAAGATATTTAAAGTTTCCAAAAATTATTTTTATTTCACGTGCATTCTTATTTATGGATTTGATGAGCACAAACGCCAAGGGGAAAAATGTTCGTGGCAAGAAACTGCTTCTCTACGGCTCATGCCTTGATGAAAGCCCCGAGTATCTTGAAAAATTCAAAGATTACACAAAACTTGCATTTTGCCCCGAGAGGGAGCACATAAACATGGCATTTTACAAACTTATGGCTATGCTCTCCGTTGCAGAGGAACTTGTGGTAATTACCACAGATGGCTCTCCACACTGCGTGCAGATGCATTACATAGCCGAGGAGGTTCTGAGGTATTCTGCCAAGAAATTTCCACTTCGCCATTTTGTCGTGAACAATGGAAAGATTATTGAAGTATCTTCTGAGGATGTCAAGATATCGCGGTACCTTTCAAAAATAAAAAAATTGAGGGACTCTACCTGAATTTTGGTCTCTGGGAGAGCAGCGGGGGTAATGGCAACCTTCTCTTTGGATATCCATCGGTTTTCTCCTTCAATATGTTCAAGAGTTCATCTCTGCTCATCTCTTCCACCCCTTCTCCGCGTATTCTAACCGTGAGCGTATTTCTTTCCTTTTCCCTCTCACCTATGACTACTATGTATGGAATCCACTCTTTCTCCGCATCCCTTATCTTGCGGGACACGCTCAGATCACGATCGTCCACATCCACCCTGAATCCCTGCTGCGTGAAGAAATCCATTTCCTGAATTGAGCATCCCAGGAAATCGTCCTTAACTGGGATTATGCGCACCTGTGTTGGGCTCAACCACACGGGAAGCATGGGTTTCTTTCCCTTCTTCGCATCCATATCTGCCTTCTCCAGCATGGCGTAAAGCACGCGCTCAACGGCTCCGCTCGGGGAGCAGTGGAGTATGTACGGATGTCTTTCCTCTCCATTCTCGTCGTAGTAGGTTATTCCATATCTCTTTGCATTCTCCACATCTATTTGCACGGTGCTCAAGGCGGCCGCCTTATTGAGTGAGTCAACGAAGTTGAACTCAAATTTGAGAACGAAATAGAAGAATCTCTCATCCCACATCTGTACAAGCACGGGCCTGTTTACAAGACGTACAAGTTCCTTTATAAACTCCTTGTTCTTATCGTAAAATTCCCGGGTGAATCGTATGGCCACCTCATAATCTCCCAGTTCAAGCCCGAAATCCCTCAGCACCTCTATGGCCATCTCATACTGTTTTTTGAACTCCTCCATGGCCTGGGGCATGTCAGCAGAGAGGGTATGCATATCGGGCATGGTGAAGGCTCTAAGTCTTCTTAGCCCTGATAGCTCTCCCTTCTGCTCCCTTCTGAACGCATATTTTGCCATCTCATAGAGTTTTAGGGGTAGATTTCTGTAGGATATTGTGGCATCATGCATCATAAGAAACTGACCGAAGCAGGCGGCGAATCTGAGGAAATACTTATCTTTACCACTCAGAACTATGTACTGCCTTGCAGGGAAGCGATTGAGATAGGATTTCAAGGAAGGATGGTTAAAATCGTACATTATGGGGGTTTCAACCTGCATGGCACCGTAATCCAGCACCTTTCCCTCAACGTACTCCTCAATTAGTCCCTTTATCAATTTTCCCTTGGGATAATACCGCATGTTGCCGGAGTCGCTTCCAGGCTCGTAGTCTGCAAGTTCTAGGGCCTGCATGAGTTTCACATGAGGTGGTATCTCCTTGACTGCTCTTGTACCAGATATTTCGTAATCCACAAATTTTTTCAGGTTTGGATACTTGGAGTAGTCAAAGTTATCCACATCGTGCAGATCTCCATTTTTATCCATTATGTACCAGTAAGTTGTTCTTTTTTCTGCCTTGAGGGCTTCGCTCTCCTCCTCCTTTGCCTCTCCACGGATCTCCTTGCTCAACTCACTCAATGGATGGCCCTTGCAGGATATGACAAAACTCTTGTACCATCCAAAGGGTGCACGGTGCACCTCATACTGATCTTTTAGCATGTTTTCCAGTTCTTTTAGAACCTTTATTGCCTCAGCTGGCCCTGCGAGTTTGCTGCTCAGATGCGCGTAGGGATATAGCACGATGCGCTCAACGTTAAGTTTCTTGGCCACGTCAACAATTTCGTTCTTTGCACGCTCAACAATACCTGCATCGCCCTCCTCCATGGAGATAAATGCCACGAGACACTCCTCGTACCTTTCCCTTTTCTTTTCAATTTCCTCAGCATCCTTCATCGCCTTGCTCTTTGACTCAAACTCTATGTAGTCCGCATGAATGAAGAGAATACGCATAGATGGGGATTTTTGTTAAGGTATAAAAGAGTTTTTGCCCCAGTTTGAGAATGTTTATAATTGAAGATGTCTATATGCTCTT
This window harbors:
- the queA gene encoding tRNA preQ1(34) S-adenosylmethionine ribosyltransferase-isomerase QueA: MYSLQKYNFHLPEELIAQEPVEPRDHARLMVLHEGIEHRFFYDLPEYMEREDVLILNDTRVIRARLKGIKDTGGKVEILILERIDENFYRCLVKGKKIRPGTVLIFEDIKGVVHRKDEGMCDIEFSGDIMELARKRGEVPLPPYIKKKVPEADKKYQTVFARKDGAVAAPTAGLHFTPELLKKIEEKGVKVGYITLHVSYGTFKPVKTEDIRMHRVDEEYYVVSDEVADMINNRSGRLFAVGTTVMRALESSAVEGKIYASQGYTNIFIYPGYKFQAGVDALITNFHVPRSSLIMLVTAFGGYDRIMQAYRVAVEKRYRFYSFGDAMLIFKM
- the moaC gene encoding cyclic pyranopterin monophosphate synthase MoaC, which produces MGMVDISEKKEVLRIARARGTIVLKSTTVDVIKKGEVKKGDVFETAKVAGMLAVKNTPSIIPHCHPIPVESVEFKFNMHGNRIDVECEVKAHYKTGVEMEALTGVSVALLTIWDMVKYLEKDEHGQYPMTQILGIEVVEKRKGE
- a CDS encoding molybdenum cofactor biosynthesis protein B, with product MGVKEHKKHSYRLKIGVITVSSTRNEETDESGKIIMDEVEKHGHEVCEYAVVKDSKLEILHALLNFLPKCDAIVLNGGTGMSRKDVTVDSIEGILDKKLPGFGEIFRLKSYEEIGTAAMMSRALAGVCCGKLIFAIPGSKGAAKTGCQVIFSEINHMWYEINRD
- a CDS encoding aminopeptidase gives rise to the protein MAKKKDNLEDKLSMKRESMWLTLKKKDIKEAMKFAEEYKKFLKEAKTERETVEYLLTIAEKYGFKDLSKNNQLVPGDKFYVVNREKALALGVVGKKPLDGFRLVVSHIDAPRIDVKPNPLWEDADSSLALLKTHYYGGIKKYQWVSRPLAIHGIVYTKDGKRINLRIGEDPRDPVFVIPDLLPHLARKVQGERKLFDGIRGEELQLVVGNIPIEDKEIKQKVKMHVLQYLNEKYGIVEEDFNSADLEIVPAEDPRDVGFDRGLVGAYGQDDRICAYTSFRAILEVKNPTYTSIAFFYDKEEIGSDGNVGAQSNFLEYVLAKVLAMIKPNYTYPEFLEILYRTKAISADVSAAINPIFKSVHDVQNAAKAGYGVVISKYTGHGGKYGSSEATAEFMHEILTLFQNNKVPYQLAELGKVDEGGGGTIAKFFAKYGMDVVDMGPGVIGMHSPFELVSKMDVWSSYLAYKVFLSQ
- a CDS encoding MEMO1 family protein, yielding MRYPAVAGQFYPGEKKELQIMLNQLFIHPLGPGEVPSLSPDGPRKIIGGVVPHAGYIFSGPVAAHFYAALAKDGFPDTFIIIGPNHYGIGSGVAVTLEDFITPLGRVQIDRELAKEIAREMVDIDDYAHRYEHSIEVQLPFLQFFKREIKFVPISMLIQEYEIAVELGKIIKDAIEGKDVVVIASSDFSHYIPRQNAYRKDALAIEKILKGDTRGLYDVIAKHSITMCGYGPITAMLTATGGKATLLKYATSGDVQPMQDVVGYAAIKVEK
- the rpsB gene encoding 30S ribosomal protein S2, with amino-acid sequence MVELLIDENTYFTAGVHIGTQVKNRDMIKFIYKVRNDGLYLLDITKTDERIRLAAKFLARYAPEDILVVSQRQYGQKPSIKFAEAIGGAKVVPGRFIPGILTNPKLPGYMEPKVILINDPAADTQALKEAVKSKIPIVALCDANNRTSYVDLVIPTNNKGRRALALIYWLLAREILKERGEIKSNEEFKYTIEDFEAPL